The segment CGAGCTTACTTATTCCTTTTGATCATCTTCTCCGAACGGTTTTCTTTCGGGTTCCGTGAGTATTTATGAACATCATCTCCATTAGGATTAGGTCTTGGAGTTGGCACGGGCTGTTTGTGTTTTTGAGAACCATTCTCAGATTTTTCTTTTTCTGGCATTTTAACCTTCTTTCGTATGGTTAGGTGTCGAAGAAGAGGATTGCTCAGATGGTGGCTCGGGACGTCTCGAAGTAGGATTATCAGCATCCGGATTGGGCTTAGGAGTTGGCAAAGGTTTATCCGGCTTACCTGATGGCTTTTTAGGCCTGTCTTGATCAGGCATTAAAACCTCCTACTAAAGAAAATACAATTAATACAAGATTCGTAGGGGCGTACCTTTAGGTGCGCCCGCATGATTTAATCGGGCCGACTTTCAAGTCGGCCCCTCTCTCCGTGCCAACGAAAAGCACGGCGGAAACCAAGGTCTTCGGCCTCTTTGATAGTCCATACATATGTCTCTCCTCTTTCCCTCTCAACCTTAGTCCTGTCGTATTGCTGATCAAAAGGAAGATGATAAATCTTTTCACCCGTCTGACGATTCACATTGCATTTGACTAAGGGATAATCCTCAAGTTTGAAATTTTCTATGACTTCCACTCCAAGAACCTCGGCAAACCTATGAGCTACAGGCGAAAGTTCGGTGGTTGTCATAAAAACAGACTTCACTTTTAACTTCTTTTGAAACAGCTCTAAATTCTGGGGACGTTGTTTTCGTTCTTGCTCTACTCTATACATCATGGTAGTCCCATATAGCTGAGCGATGTGCTTTTCATATATTGTTCGCCATCTAGCCCAACATTTGCATTGAACGATGTGAACCTCTTTGCCTTTCTGGGCAATAACATCCCGACCTAAATCTTCTTCTCTATACAAGACTCCAGATGGCAATACCTTATATCCTTTCTCCCAATACCACCATGCCACATATCTCTCGTAATCTCTTCCTATTTGCCACCTACTTTTATGAGGACGCCGACGCCAATTATCAAGAGCACGTTGAAGGCGCTCTTGATGGGAAAGTTCTTCCTTAACCGCCTCCCCCTGCCAAAAAACTGCCGGATCAACACCTTCTTCAATCTCCTCTTCTTCTGGAAGGTTCAAGGTAGTAGCAATCATTTCGTCAATTGTTTCGCCTTCAAAGTCGAAAAGATGCGGAAGGATACTCTGCCAGTAACGAAGTAAGTATTTAGCCCGACGCCATCTCTTTTCTGCCTCCCGTCGTTTATTTGCAATGTCTCGAATTTCTTCCGCAGCCCTAGGTGCCGGATGCGATTTGTTTTCTAAATAATCTGCTCTACGTAAATCTTGAAGGTAAAAATAATCTGCGAATACTTCCCCGAGCCAAGGCATCCCTCTTTTGCTTTCTTCAATTATCCTCTGAACTTCCTCTTGCTTCCTATTTATCTCTGCTTCCTTTTGTTCTATTGTCACTTTCATCCTAGACCTTCGCTCACTAATCTCCTTTTTCTCTTCCTCCATCATCTGTTTAATCTCCTCTTCTCTCTGCTCCATCATTTTTCCCATCCTAAACTTCTCATCGGCTACAAGTCTTTCCCTTTGTTCAATCTCCATCTTTAGCTTCTCCATATTCGAACGGAGTTCTTTAATCTCTGCCAATTTGCTTACCAGTTGTCTCCTCTGGCGATCTATAGTTGCAGAGAGTTCTCTATTTCGATTTTCCAAATCAGTAAGTCGCCTTTTTCGTCTTTTAACACTTCGGATTATCGATGATATACCCCATATCAAAAGACCTAAAGCAACTAAAATCAGTAAAACCCAACAAATTGGTCCCTCAAACATCTTTCGACTCCTGCTAGAATTCTTCTAGCCCAGAACTCCCACCTGAACATATCAGCCCTCTAATCATAAAATTATCTTATACTCGGATACATCTTTGTCAAGTGGATTTAAAGCCTCGCTGGCGAACCTTAAGGTTCGCACTACATGGATAGAGAGGGCCGAAGCCCTCTCTGCTTTTCTTAAAAGGCTCCTACCTTGTCCTTATGTTTCCTGAGTTCCTGTTGTCATGGCGATACTTGGGCCATGACGATGAAGCCAATCCCTTGGATTTGCTGGTAATCGCGTAGAGATTCTTGTCATCCGCCCCGAAGTAGATCGTTCCGTCGTCAGCGAGCGCGAGTGAAGAATATATCTCTCCGTCGGCTTCATATGTCCACTTAAGCTTACCTGAGGGATCAAGCGCATAGACGTTGTGATCGGGCGAGCCGAAGTAGATTGTCCCGTCCAAGCCGATTGTCGGGCCGATGTTTACGTCACCCTTTGTCTCGTATTGCCACTTGACTTCCCCCTCCGGGGTGAGCGCGTAGAGGTTGTTGTCAGCCGACCCGAAGTAGACGGTGCCGTCTTTGGCCACCGCACAGGAAGACCATATCTCATAGTCGGTCTTGAACTTCCACTTGAGCTCGCCTGAAGGGCTAAGTGCGTAAAGGTAGCCGTCCCTGGACCCGCAGTAGATGGTTCCGTCCATGCCAATCGCAGGGGAGGCCCGCACCCAGTTCCTGGTCCAGTATCTCCACTTACGCTTGCCGTCCGGGGTAAGGGCATAGATGCAATTGTCCTCCGAGCTGACGTAAATCGTCCCATCTACACCGATCGCAGGGGTAGTCGCTATGAAATCGCCGGTCCTGTACTTCCACTTGAGTTCGCCTTTGGGGGTAAGCGCATAAAGGTAACGGTCAAACGAGCCGAAGTAAATCGTCCCGTCTGAACCGAACGCAGGGGTTAACGCCCTTCCCTTGGTCTTGAACTTCCACTTTAGCTCGCCTTTGGAGGTAAACGCATATAGGTTCTTGTCGTTCGCCGCAACGTAGATCGTCCCCTTGGCATCGATTGCCGGTGCATGCACACCATACTCGATCTTGTATTTCCATTTGACCTTCCCTGAACGGGAGATGGCGTAAAGGAAGTTGTCTATAGCGGTAACGTAGATCGTCCCGTCTTTACCGATCACCGGGGTTCCTACCTCATCACCAAGCTCGCATTGCCACTTGAGCTTGCCCGGTCTCTGACAGGTAAGCAGCCCCAGAGCGAGCGCTGTGCCTAACAGAATAAGCAGTGCTTTTTTCATCTTTCCTCCTCATTGTGTTGGTGTTGAAGGATTTTTATCAAAGCCCTGGCAGGGCGGACTGCTAACGCAACCATCAAGTTTCCTCCTTGATACTGTCTTATGTTGAGTGTAATCGGAAACACGGACGTTGTCAAGTAAAAGGAAACAAATAGACTCTTATGAGAGAAAGCCCCAGCCGCGTATGTGAACTTCTCTTAAGAACACCTTGAGGAGATTCGTAGGGGCGTACCTCAGCGTGCCCCTTGGGATACCGTGTATCCCATAGGGTATTAGGTCCGCCCGCATGATTTAATCGGGCCGACTTTCAAGTCGGCCCCTACGAGCTTTAATCATAAAATTATCTTATACTCGGATACATCTTTGTCAAGTGGATTTAAAGCGTGTAGCGCGAGGCTTCAGCCTCGCTGGCGAACCTTAAGGTTCGCACTACATGAATAGCCCGTAACACAAGGCGCGCCCTTAATCTCTTCCGGGGTCCCCGCGACGTTGCAAGGCAACGGCGTGGGGTGCATCAGTGGGTGATGGTGATGCGGCGGATGGTGTCCGGAGGAATACCCTCGTCTTCATTACCGTTGCGCAACTGCATCACCACGTCCATGCCTTCGATCACTCGACCGAATACGCAGTAGTTGCCGTCAAGGTCAAGCGCCGGCTCAAGGCAGATGTAGAACTGACAAGACGCGGAGTTCCGGGCAGCGCCGCGTGCCATGCCAACCGCACCCTTAATATGCGATCGGCCGCTTTCCTCGTAGTCTATGGTGTAACCTGCGCTGCCCTGACCGGTGCCCAGAGGGTCGCCGCCCTGAATCACAAAGCCGCCGACGTAGCGATGCCAGATAAGGCCGTCGTAGAAGCCCGCATCTGCAAGCCTGATGAAGTTGCGCACAGTGTTCGGCGCCTCCATTGAATAGAGCTTGAACGTAAAGCTTCCCTTGTTGGTCTCAACCACAGCGCACTCGTTCCCGGTGAGCTTGACCGGATTGCTTTTCACGCGAAGCGCAAGCCCCACCCTCTCCTTGGCAGAAAGGTTGTAGGTATCGGGTATCGAAGGCTGAACCGCCTTAACACACGCAAGTCCTGCAAGCAGAACCAGGGACGTGAATCCGGCGAGGCGAACAAGCTTCATGACCTCAGTCCCTTGAGATCGTTATCTTTACGATCTTGTCGCCGCGGCGGAGTTCATTGACCACATCCATGCCTTCGACGGTCTTTGCGAAAACCACGTAGTTGCCGTCAAGCCCGGGCTGGGGTGCCAGGCAGAAGTAAAACTGACAACCTGCCGAGTTGAGGTCTTGACCGCGAGCCATACCCACGGCACCGAGTTCGTGCTTGCGGTTGTTGTGTTCGAAGGCAATATTGTACCCGGGGTTACCCGAACCACTGTTAAGCGGATCGCCGCCCTGCAGTACAAAACCCGGTTCGTAACGGAAAAAGATCAAACCATCATAGAATCCTGATTCGGACAGCCGGATGAAGTTGCGAACCGTGTTCGGGGCATCCTTCGAGTAAAGCTTAACCACAATCGTTCCCTTGTTCGTCTCGATAGTGGCCTTCTCATTACCCTGAAGCTCGATATCCTCATCCTTAACGGCAAGTGCAACCTTAATGCGATCCTGCGGGGTAGCCGTAGAATCCCACAGGTGGCGCGTGATCCCGAAAGGACCGGGCTCCGCTTTAGTAACGGTTGGTGGCGGCAACGGTTCCTGTTTGGGCTCCTCCTTTTTCTCCGCCTTGCTACAATAGATCATGGCAGCGGCAAGAATACCCATCAGTAAAACACCGATTGTCTTCTTCATAGAGCCTCCTTTGGTTTGGTGATGATACATAGGAACCCCAAAAGGTCAAGTCATTAAACCTCATTAGCTTGACACTCCAGAAGCACACTGTATAATTCGCGCAGGAGTTGACCTTGAAACAGGATCTCTTAAAGGAAATCCGCCAAGCTGAAAAGGAAGCGGCCAGGATGATTGCGGACGCAGAGGAGCAGGGGCAAAAGGAACTTGCAGAACTTGCCGCAAAGCACGAGAAGGAAAGCGCAAAGCTCGCTCTAAAGCGAGAAGAAACCCTGGCTCAAACGAGGGAGCGCGCTCGCGAGGAAGCACTTAAAGAAGCCAAGACAATAGGGGCTGAGGCAAAGAAACAAGCAGAGAGCTTGCGCAAAAAGGCAGCACCCAAGATTAACAAAGCGGCAGACCACGCCCGGAAGAAAGTCCTGGAACTGTGGGAACAGCAAGGGTAGAAAAAATACTCATAGCGACCCATCTTGATGAAAGGGATGAGTTGCTCCGCAGACTGCAGGAGGAGGGGATTCTTCACATCTCGAAGTTTGAAGAAGAAAGGCCAGATAAAAAACAACCCGAGACCGTTGTCCCTGATGCCGGCGAGGCAGAGCTCAAGCAAACCCTCGTTGGTCTGAATCAGGCTATAGGCTTCCTTTCAGGATACGCACAGAAGCGCAAGGGCGGAGTTTTTGCGGGCAAGCCTTCACTTCCTGCAGAAGAGTTCCGCCGCCGGGTTGATGAGTTGGATCTTCCGATCAAGCTGAAGCGAGCCTCCCAATTAAGCCAAGCCGCCTCCCGGCTGGAGACCGAGGAACGACAGCTCCACGCAGAGCTTGAAACTCTTACCCCATGGAGACCCATGAAGCACCCGCCTTGTGAATATACGAACCTGAAACAAACCCACGCTCGTTTCGTCTTCGTATCCAGCAAGGAGGAGAAAGAAGCGTTCGCTAAATCGCTTAAGCCTCTAACGGCAAACTATGAGACCGTAAGGCGGGAGGGCGAGACCGAGTACGCGGTGATACTTTTCCCAACCAACGAAGAAGAAGCCGTCGAGGATACGCTCAAGGCAACCGGCGTCAAGATGATCCAGCTTTCAGGGTTCGCAAAACCCCCGACCGAGGAAATCAAAGTAAGAAGGAAACTTCTGGCAAAG is part of the candidate division TA06 bacterium B3_TA06 genome and harbors:
- a CDS encoding cell surface protein, producing MKKALLILLGTALALGLLTCQRPGKLKWQCELGDEVGTPVIGKDGTIYVTAIDNFLYAISRSGKVKWKYKIEYGVHAPAIDAKGTIYVAANDKNLYAFTSKGELKWKFKTKGRALTPAFGSDGTIYFGSFDRYLYALTPKGELKWKYRTGDFIATTPAIGVDGTIYVSSEDNCIYALTPDGKRKWRYWTRNWVRASPAIGMDGTIYCGSRDGYLYALSPSGELKWKFKTDYEIWSSCAVAKDGTVYFGSADNNLYALTPEGEVKWQYETKGDVNIGPTIGLDGTIYFGSPDHNVYALDPSGKLKWTYEADGEIYSSLALADDGTIYFGADDKNLYAITSKSKGLASSSWPKYRHDNRNSGNIRTR
- a CDS encoding peptidyl-prolyl cis-trans isomerase; amino-acid sequence: MKLVRLAGFTSLVLLAGLACVKAVQPSIPDTYNLSAKERVGLALRVKSNPVKLTGNECAVVETNKGSFTFKLYSMEAPNTVRNFIRLADAGFYDGLIWHRYVGGFVIQGGDPLGTGQGSAGYTIDYEESGRSHIKGAVGMARGAARNSASCQFYICLEPALDLDGNYCVFGRVIEGMDVVMQLRNGNEDEGIPPDTIRRITITH
- a CDS encoding peptidyl-prolyl cis-trans isomerase, whose product is MIYCSKAEKKEEPKQEPLPPPTVTKAEPGPFGITRHLWDSTATPQDRIKVALAVKDEDIELQGNEKATIETNKGTIVVKLYSKDAPNTVRNFIRLSESGFYDGLIFFRYEPGFVLQGGDPLNSGSGNPGYNIAFEHNNRKHELGAVGMARGQDLNSAGCQFYFCLAPQPGLDGNYVVFAKTVEGMDVVNELRRGDKIVKITISRD